The following nucleotide sequence is from Phycisphaerales bacterium.
GCCCGCCGCCTCGGGCGTGGCCTTGCCGGCACAACCGCCCGGCAGCAGCGAAGCCTGAACCGCGACGAGAAACGCACCACACATGAAGAACTTGCGCATGTGAACTCCCACCTGGATGTGAAGTTTCCAGTATAGACGCGCGCAGACCCACCACGCCGCCGGACTAGGCGCGCCAAGCGCCAGCCCGCCGCCAGCGGCAACCGAATCCTACCGCGTGAGCGGCTCAGGGTTTCGCGGAGCCGCGTGCGTCGCCACCTCGGCCGGGGTCCGCGGCGCTGCTCAGCGCGTTGGCTCGCTCGACCGCGGCCGCAATCACCTCACGCAAGGGGTCCAGATCGGGAAGTTCCGCAGCGCCTGCAGATGGATCGGCCGGCGGGCCCTCCATCGCGGCGATGGCGGCCGCGTACTGCCCGCTGACCGACTCCATCATCTGCTGCACGCGCTCAAACTCTGCGACCAGCTCACCAAGCGCGGCGCCCGCGGTGGACTCGGAGCCATCGCCCGAAAGTGCGAAGGACGGCTCACCGGCGCCCGCCGGCGCGAGATCCTTGAGCGCCTCGTCGCAGCGCTTGAGATTGAATGTCCACCACTGGCACAACTGGACGGCATCGCGACAGCGGTACACGTCCCACTCCCGCGGCTCTCCGGCGGCGGCCATTTCGCCCAGCAATGTGCCCGTCGATTCAAATTGCACCATGGCCGCTTCGTATTGGCCTGCGACCTCGCTAATTCGCGCAGCCAGACGCACTTGTGAATCCGCGTTCATCTCGCGCAGCGACTCGCGATAGGGTGAATGAGCGCAACTTAATGCACCGGCGGACCCGAGCAGCATTGCCGCGATCGGCGCAGCGACAGAACGCCGAAAGCCGAAAACGGAGTGGAATCGAATGCGTTGCGTGAAAGTGGACGGTGATGAGTCTGTCACGGCATGCGTCCAATCAATTCAAAAGTACTGGTCGAATGAATCGACGGCATGTATCCTATTCACGGACCAATCGATCGGTCATTGGATTGCACCTTGTCTTGCCGGAGGCTCGATTCCATGGGCGCCGCAACGAGTTTCGATCGTCGGAGTTGGACCCTTGTCATTCTACTCGTCGGCATCGCCGCGCTGCTGACCAGCCCGACCAGCCGAGCGAACGAAACAGACCAGTTTCTGCTCCCCATCGACCGCGAGATGGCCGACGTCGGCGCCTACCTCTCGAACGTCCACTACCGCGTGCTCGACGACTTCGTCACGCGCACCAACGTGCGCATCCGCGACACCAAGCGCGGCCCCGATGCTGAGACGCGCGAGGCGATTCTGCGGCAGCTCCAGTCGCCGCTCGCCGCGGCGAACCACGTCCGGGCGGCGTTCGGCCCAGGTTTTTTCGAGATGATCGAGATCGAGGGTGCGCTTCGGTCGCAGCAGGCCAAATCACACTTCGGCCGCAAAATGACCGCGTACAAAACATCGAAGTGGATCTACTCGTCGGTTCACCTGCCTTTCGATCCTCGGCGCATTCCGCTGTCGCTGCCGTCATCGACGATTCGGGTATTCGATCACTACATCGGCACCGACAAAATCGGACACTTTCATGATCTCGGCCACATCTACCACCGCGATTTTATCGCGCTGTGCGACGGCGGAGTCAATCGGGACGAGGCGCTGCGGCGCGTCGTGTCCAACTATTCGCGCGGCCCGATTTCGGAAGCCGCAACGATCGGCTTCTTCGCCACCGGAGTATTCTCCAACGGCGACCTGGCCGCCAACTACCTGGGTCTCAAGTTCTACCTCAACCTCACCGAACCCGTTATTCTTGAGGGTGAAGAGCAGCCCCCGATGCTCGTCCGCATCGGCGATTACTGGAGCCTGAACACACACGTGCGGCCGGACTCCAACTTCTTTCGCGTTTTCATCTCCGATCACCTCAATGAGGCGCTGAACCCGTGCGTTTACGAATGGGGCGCCGCGGGGCCGATCTCGAAAAAGCTTGCCCAGCACGCGGACCAGATCCTGACCTTCTACGCCGACGAGAACGGCAACAAGCGGAGCAGGCAGTGGTTCGCTGACAAGGCGCAATCCCTCGTGACCTACTACGGCGAGGATTACGGCCACTCCGGACTCGAAGCGGCCACCGTCAGCATTGCCCACTGCTGTTTCCCGGCCGAGAGCGATTCGGACTCAACGCCCTCCGACGAGTCGAGTTCGTAGCTGGCCGCTGATACGCTTTGCTCCGTCCGCACGCGCAAGGAGCAATCATGTCCGAGTCTGGCCAGCACGAGGCGAGCGTCGCCGGCTATGAACTTGAAGTGGAGATTGCCGGGCCTCCCGATCGCGTCTGGCGCGCCATCTTCAAAGACATCAACGCATGGTGGCTGCCGGACTTCCACATGATCGGGCCTGGATCGGTGGTCCAGTTCGAAGCGCGAGCCGGCGGCGGCCTGGTCGAGGAGCTGGAGGGCGCAGGAAGCCTGCTCTGGTGCACGGTGCACTGGATTCGCCCGGCGGAGCGCGTCGTCTACCTTGTCGGCCACCTGGCACCCGATTGGGGAGGGCCTGCGTGCAGCCACCTCAAGTTCGCCGTGGAGTCGCGCGGCCAGGGCAGCGTGCTGAAGGTGACCGATTCTCATTTCGGCCACATCAGCCAGTCGAACCTGGCCAGCCTGCAGGAAGGCTGGAACTGCCTCTTCCGCGACGGGCTCAAGCGGTTCATCGAGTGCGGCGTCCGTCACGACGGCGCGCAATGACGACCCGCCGAGCGTGGTGTTCGGCGGGTCGTGCGGATTGACCGAGGCGGGTCACTGTCGCCCCGGGTTGGCAAGCATGGCTACGGCGCTGTCATGAACGATTGAGTCCGTGCCGTCGTCCACGGGCCGCCGTGAACCCAGCGGATCCGCAGGATGAGGACATAGCTGGTGCCGGGGTTGAGCCCGCCGACGCTGTCTGCGAACCCGCTGCTTGCGTAGTGCACGTGGCGGACCGGCGTGGCGGCCACGATGCCGACGCCCGGCTGGCGCACCAGCGCGCGATAAGCGTCGGGCGCAACGTCGGTGCTGAACTGGAAGTAGACGGTGTTGCGGTCGGCGCCGTGACCCCAGCTGATGACGGCTGCGGCCTGAGCCGCGCCGGTCAGAGAAAGCGTCAGGGCGCACACCATGGCGAACAACGCGGTGGGAGACATCTTCACATTCTTCATGACTCACTCCTTTTGCTGCGGGGCGGGCGTTGCTCGCGGTTCCGCGACCGGGAGTCGGTCGTACCTCGGCTGCGACTGCTCGCCTGTCCTGCCCACTACTCGCGTTTGGCGGGCCGACTGGACAATGCAGAATCAACCGGCGCCGCACCTTGGCCCGGACGCCTGCAAGGGCGTAACCTGATTCCCGAACAACTCCGACGGCCCGTTTCGCCGTCGGCAGGAAGCGCCATGATCACCAAACACTGCGACAAATGCAACAGAACGCTCGAATTCCCGGATTCGCACGCCGGGCGGCGGGTGGAGTGCCCGGACTGCGGCGATGTCAACCTCATGCCTGGCGCGCCGGCGACGAGGCCGGGCGATCGGGCTCAGGCTGCCGGCCTGCCCCCGGACAGCGGTCCAGAAAAGGAAGTGATGGTCCTGGCGCCGGCGAACTGGCGGGCCCATCCGTTCCTGATGATCTTCACGCTTGGCATCGGCACGCTCATCCTCTGGTTCCGCAATCTCGGCAACCGGCTCTACATCACCAACAAGCGCACCGTCCTTCGCACCGGCTTCTTCAGCAAGAGCACGACCGAAGTCATGCACGACCATGTGCGAAACGTGCAGGTGGAGCAGTCGTTTCTCAACCGCATCTTCAACGTCGGCACTATCGGAATATCGAGTTCGGGCCAGGATGGCGTCGAGATCGTCGCGCACTCCGTGCCCCGGCCGATGCAGGTCAAGAAGACCATCGACCTCTACCGCCCGATGTGACGCTTCCGCCGCGCCTCTGGCGCTCCGTGCAGGATACACTGTCGCATGACCATGACGCCTCGCGCCGACCGGACCCTGCTGGCGATGCTGTTGAGCGCAGCGCTCGGCTTATGCGCGCTGTGCACGGGGTGCGCGACTTCCGCCCCTCGCGCGGGCACGCCGGATGATTTCAGCCTCGACCTGGCGGTCCTGCCGCAGAGCGGCGCGGGCCGCAGCGACGTGGCGCAGCACTACATCCTCCACGCCGACGGCACGCTGCGCGCCGCTCGCGGTCCGGCCGGCGCGCTCAATGCCTATCCCGGCCAGGCGAGGCGGCTCTCATCGGCCCAGATGACGGAACTGCTCAATCTTGCGCGGCAGACCATCGCGATGGCGGCGCAGTCGCAGTCAATCGCGCCGACGCAGTGGCTGCATGAGGAGCCGCTTGAGACCGGCCCGGCCATGCTGCTGTGGGTGCGCGATTCGGGAGACGAACACGCGGCGCGCTTCAACTCCGAAGGCGGCCAGTTCCCGGCGCCAGCGGAGATGATACGACGCCGCCTGCAGGAACTGGCGCTTCTGCGCTGACGGCGCGTTCGCCCCTACGATTCAGCAATGAATCAGTCCACCGATCCGGAACTCATCGTCGGCATCGATCTCGGCACGACGAACAGCCTCGTCGCCTTCTGCGGGGATCGCGGGCCGCGCGTTCTGCTCGATGGAGCCGGCCAGGCGCTGCTCCCGTCGATCGTGCGGATTGACGCCGACGGGCAAATGACCATCGGCCGCGAAGCGCGCGACCATGCCGTGGAGTTTCCGCGGCAGACGGTGCACAGCGTCAAGCGGCTCATGGGGCAGACGATCGATCAGGTGCGCGGCGATCTCGACTATCTCAGCTATGAAGTTACTGCCGGCGAAGGCGCCGCCGCGCGCGTTCGAGTGCACGATCGCCTGCTGAGCCCGCAGGAGATCAGCGCCGCCATTCTCGCGAGACTGCGCGAGATTGCCCAGACGGCCCTGCAGCGTCCGGTCGCGAAGGCGGTGATTACCGTTCCGGCGTACTTCGACGACGCGCAGCGGCAGGCGACGCGCGATGCCGGTCGGTTCGCGGGGCTTGATGTTGCGCGGATCATCAACGAACCGACCGCTGCGGCCCTGGCCTACGGCATCGGCCGCTCGGGCGAACCCGAAACCATCGCCGTATACGACCTTGGCGGCGGGACGTTTGACATCTCCATTCTCCAGATCATCCCGCCCAGCGGCGCCGACGCCTCGATCGACAGCGCGTTCTTCCAGGTCCGATCGACCGCGGGCGACACGCATCTTGGCGGCGACGACGTCGACCGCCTTATCGTCGAACTCGTGCAGCGCGAGATCCGCGATCAGCACGGCGTGGCGCTCGAGTTCCCGCCATCGACCCGCCAGGCGCTGCGGCGCTTTGCGGAAGCGACCAAGATCCGACTGAGCAGCGAGGATTCCGCCCCGATCCAGATCGATCTCGGCGACGGCCGCACGTACGAGCGCACCATCTCACGTGACGAGTTCGAGGCGATGATCACGCCCTGGG
It contains:
- a CDS encoding SRPBCC domain-containing protein codes for the protein MSESGQHEASVAGYELEVEIAGPPDRVWRAIFKDINAWWLPDFHMIGPGSVVQFEARAGGGLVEELEGAGSLLWCTVHWIRPAERVVYLVGHLAPDWGGPACSHLKFAVESRGQGSVLKVTDSHFGHISQSNLASLQEGWNCLFRDGLKRFIECGVRHDGAQ
- a CDS encoding PH domain-containing protein, encoding MITKHCDKCNRTLEFPDSHAGRRVECPDCGDVNLMPGAPATRPGDRAQAAGLPPDSGPEKEVMVLAPANWRAHPFLMIFTLGIGTLILWFRNLGNRLYITNKRTVLRTGFFSKSTTEVMHDHVRNVQVEQSFLNRIFNVGTIGISSSGQDGVEIVAHSVPRPMQVKKTIDLYRPM
- the hscA gene encoding Fe-S protein assembly chaperone HscA, with protein sequence MNQSTDPELIVGIDLGTTNSLVAFCGDRGPRVLLDGAGQALLPSIVRIDADGQMTIGREARDHAVEFPRQTVHSVKRLMGQTIDQVRGDLDYLSYEVTAGEGAAARVRVHDRLLSPQEISAAILARLREIAQTALQRPVAKAVITVPAYFDDAQRQATRDAGRFAGLDVARIINEPTAAALAYGIGRSGEPETIAVYDLGGGTFDISILQIIPPSGADASIDSAFFQVRSTAGDTHLGGDDVDRLIVELVQREIRDQHGVALEFPPSTRQALRRFAEATKIRLSSEDSAPIQIDLGDGRTYERTISRDEFEAMITPWVERTIEACRRALRDARLAPGDIDRVVMVGGSTRIPLVRQRVGAFFESNPYTAIDPDQVVALGAAVQAAILSGAHQSALLLDVIPLSLGIETMGGAMAKLIMRNSTVPCQATERFSTSVDGQTSIKIHVLQGERELVSDCRSLGEFHLRGIPPMPAGIPQLEVSFHIDVNGILDVTAVERRSGKRAAVQIVANHGLTAQEVDRIERDSISHARSDMKLHRIIDLRVNAALDLKWICDAIKRVESEIPADYRRELDARIATLQRFVDDSELEPQSVNADAFHAAKEELDRASVRLHELSIARSLRDEG